A genomic segment from Microthrixaceae bacterium encodes:
- a CDS encoding LLM class F420-dependent oxidoreductase — translation MTDRIGVTLASLMTQPPMTWRGTATMADELGYDSIWTAETTGPEAFSLLGSLGTQFPRLSLGTGVLALQLRTPQVVAMGAATLAALNPDIDVLVGVGISSPVVVGRWHGADYGPRPLAQVREYLTLVRQCLSGEVVNFDGDFYSARKFRLSINSPTTPGSDRGPKLVLGALNTKMLHLAGELADGVLLNYLPASAVRWCVEQVRAGELAAGREPGSCTVHAYVHVGVTNPEAARIPGQRDLFSYIVVDSYAKAFARAGFEAEVQAVREAHAAGDRDAALAAVSDEMIGAIDICGDADHVRDAVDAYRRSGVDNPVIMPLPWSLDRSMNRQRIVHDTLRASIGH, via the coding sequence ATGACGGACCGAATCGGCGTAACCCTGGCCAGCCTGATGACTCAGCCGCCGATGACGTGGCGCGGCACCGCGACGATGGCCGACGAATTGGGGTACGACTCGATCTGGACCGCCGAAACCACTGGCCCCGAGGCCTTCTCACTGCTCGGCTCGCTCGGCACCCAGTTCCCCCGTCTCTCCCTCGGCACCGGCGTCTTGGCCCTGCAACTTCGCACCCCACAGGTCGTGGCCATGGGGGCCGCAACGCTCGCAGCACTGAATCCCGACATCGACGTCCTGGTCGGGGTGGGGATCTCCTCGCCCGTTGTCGTCGGCCGTTGGCACGGTGCCGACTACGGGCCCCGACCGCTCGCCCAGGTACGCGAATACCTGACCCTGGTTCGGCAGTGCCTGAGCGGCGAGGTCGTGAACTTCGACGGCGACTTCTATTCGGCGCGCAAGTTCCGGCTGTCGATCAACTCGCCGACCACGCCCGGCTCCGACCGTGGGCCGAAGCTCGTACTCGGTGCGCTCAACACCAAGATGCTGCACCTGGCGGGCGAACTCGCCGACGGCGTGCTCCTCAACTACCTGCCGGCGAGCGCGGTGCGGTGGTGTGTCGAACAGGTCCGCGCCGGCGAGCTCGCGGCCGGACGCGAACCCGGAAGTTGCACCGTTCATGCCTACGTTCACGTCGGGGTGACCAACCCCGAGGCCGCCCGGATTCCCGGCCAACGCGACCTGTTCAGCTACATCGTCGTCGACTCCTACGCCAAGGCCTTCGCCCGGGCAGGGTTCGAAGCCGAGGTTCAGGCGGTACGCGAAGCACACGCTGCCGGCGATCGCGATGCCGCGCTCGCCGCCGTTTCCGATGAGATGATCGGCGCCATCGACATCTGCGGCGATGCCGACCATGTCCGCGACGCCGTGGACGCCTACCGACGCAGTGGCGTCGACAACCCCGTCATCATGCCGCTTCCGTGGTCCCTCGACCGCAGCATGAACCGCCAACGCATCGTCCACGACACGCTTCGAGCCTCGATCGGGCACTGA
- a CDS encoding SDR family oxidoreductase: MRIRNSIVVVTGAASGIGKALADRFEAEGAKTVVRADINVGDPGSGDPGSGDVREPSIRYLDVSDADAVEALIGDVVDEFGRLDLYCSNAGIGTGMGIDATDDLWHRMFDVNVMGTVNAARAFLPVVRSQGHGHLLVTASAAGLLTNLGDAAYSATKHAAVGLAEWLSITHADEGLTVSCLCPQGVNTPLVTGGIGGPGGATLATDVVKLMGLIEPDDVADAVVEGLAEDRFLILPHPEVADYVRTKADNVDRWLDAMRKLQRRLLAT; encoded by the coding sequence ATGCGGATCCGAAACTCGATCGTCGTCGTCACCGGTGCGGCCTCGGGAATCGGCAAGGCGCTCGCCGATCGCTTCGAGGCCGAAGGCGCCAAGACGGTCGTTCGCGCCGACATCAACGTCGGCGACCCTGGCAGCGGCGACCCTGGCAGCGGCGACGTTCGGGAACCTTCGATCCGCTACCTCGACGTGAGCGATGCCGATGCCGTCGAGGCGCTCATAGGCGACGTCGTCGACGAGTTCGGTCGACTCGACCTGTACTGCTCCAACGCCGGGATCGGCACCGGCATGGGCATCGACGCCACCGACGACCTGTGGCATCGGATGTTCGACGTCAACGTCATGGGCACCGTCAACGCGGCTCGGGCCTTCCTTCCCGTCGTGCGTAGCCAGGGCCACGGCCACTTGCTCGTGACCGCGTCGGCGGCCGGATTGCTCACCAACCTCGGCGACGCCGCCTACAGCGCCACCAAACACGCTGCGGTGGGCCTCGCCGAATGGTTGTCGATCACGCATGCAGACGAGGGGTTGACGGTTTCGTGCCTGTGCCCACAGGGGGTCAACACCCCGCTGGTGACCGGCGGCATCGGCGGCCCAGGTGGTGCGACCCTCGCCACCGACGTGGTGAAACTCATGGGCCTCATCGAGCCTGACGACGTCGCCGACGCCGTCGTGGAGGGACTAGCGGAGGACCGATTCCTGATCCTGCCCCACCCCGAGGTTGCGGACTATGTGCGCACCAAGGCCGACAACGTCGACCGATGGCTCGATGCAATGCGCAAGCTGCAACGCCGCCTTCTCGCCACATGA
- a CDS encoding phosphatase PAP2 family protein, with protein MTNATHPATPGPLGHLLDNRAIEHFDEVVERGAEALRGRGPADRLFYGLSMVGDHGTVWHVIGAGRVALGQESLSTALNRSIALGLEALVLNGPIKWLFRRSRPVVDGDRPLHLRTPRTSSFPSGHSSSGIFSAMLLARTTRVKWPWYVLGAAIGWSRVHVRIHHPSDVVGGYLAGWALGRIAVRILDALDAAER; from the coding sequence ATGACGAACGCAACCCACCCGGCAACCCCTGGACCGCTTGGGCACCTGCTGGATAATCGTGCGATCGAGCACTTCGACGAGGTCGTCGAACGCGGCGCCGAAGCGTTGCGCGGTCGGGGGCCCGCCGACCGGCTGTTCTACGGACTCTCAATGGTCGGCGACCACGGCACCGTGTGGCACGTGATCGGCGCCGGCCGGGTTGCGCTCGGACAAGAGTCACTCTCGACCGCGCTCAACCGGTCGATCGCGCTCGGTCTCGAAGCGCTCGTGTTGAACGGACCGATCAAGTGGCTCTTTCGTCGAAGCCGACCGGTGGTCGACGGCGACCGTCCACTTCACCTGCGAACCCCGAGAACCTCGAGCTTTCCGAGCGGCCACTCATCGTCGGGCATCTTCTCGGCGATGCTGCTCGCCCGCACGACTCGGGTGAAGTGGCCCTGGTACGTCCTGGGTGCCGCCATCGGGTGGAGCCGCGTTCACGTTCGGATCCATCATCCGTCCGACGTCGTGGGCGGCTATCTCGCCGGCTGGGCGCTCGGTCGAATCGCCGTCAGGATACTCGATGCGCTCGATGCGGCTGAACGCTGA
- a CDS encoding mismatch-specific DNA-glycosylase → MSRASRDSAQRDNPSDNASVEGADLADILAGGPRTEVPIELWRLRAATPVGHRFHVPADVAQRWPTDLLAATLEGGAFNPSEGVYVRARTLADLVGADLRVLIVGLNPSLVAADAGVGFAGATNRFWPAALDAGLVSVDRDPLHAFEHHRIGMSDLVKRATVSAKELSTAQYRHGIRRLETTVRWLRPRAVCVVGITGWRAARDRSATIGWQDEGFGTTPVYVMPNPSGLNAHVSRAELAEHFHTVASATHRA, encoded by the coding sequence ATGAGTCGGGCTTCGCGTGACAGCGCCCAGCGTGACAACCCCTCGGACAACGCCTCAGTCGAGGGCGCGGACCTCGCCGACATCCTCGCCGGCGGGCCTCGCACGGAGGTGCCGATCGAACTCTGGCGACTTCGTGCGGCGACACCCGTTGGGCACCGATTCCACGTCCCCGCCGACGTCGCCCAACGGTGGCCTACCGACCTGCTCGCGGCAACCCTCGAAGGAGGGGCGTTCAACCCGTCCGAGGGCGTCTACGTGCGCGCTCGGACACTCGCCGATCTCGTCGGTGCCGACCTCAGAGTGCTCATCGTCGGCCTCAACCCGAGCCTCGTCGCCGCGGATGCGGGAGTGGGATTCGCCGGAGCGACCAATCGGTTCTGGCCCGCGGCGCTCGACGCCGGCCTCGTGAGTGTCGACCGGGACCCGCTGCACGCCTTCGAGCATCACCGCATCGGCATGAGCGACCTGGTGAAACGGGCGACGGTCTCCGCCAAGGAACTGTCGACAGCGCAATACCGCCACGGAATCCGTCGACTCGAAACCACGGTGCGGTGGCTACGCCCTCGCGCCGTATGCGTGGTCGGGATCACCGGCTGGCGTGCGGCCCGGGACCGATCGGCGACCATCGGCTGGCAAGACGAGGGGTTCGGCACCACGCCCGTCTATGTCATGCCCAACCCCTCGGGGCTCAACGCACACGTCAGCCGCGCCGAACTCGCCGAACACTTCCATACCGTCGCCTCCGCCACCCACCGCGCCTGA
- a CDS encoding WS/DGAT domain-containing protein — translation MEAPADEHQMSDFEALMWNLEKDPRLSSNMGNLNIFDRCPDVDRLRATLERATVVFPRLRQRVAPVFGRLAPPRWELDPDFDIDHHFKVISLGGRGTRRDLDDYVARSIMTPFDRRRPLWEFVLIEGLRGGKAAMVQRLHHTITDGQGGLRLSLEFLDFERDAPQREPVEAPVVHHHDPSLVDSVTDAVGHVARRQLGIVRRAASEAASGLRHSATHPASIADQASRTVEFIGSTMRQVNVGDHPLSPLWVDRSLSRAFRRLDVRLERMRSAANRFEVSINDMFVAGALLGAADYHRSAGTPAERLRMAMPVSHRTDKSVGGNLFAPTQSTLPATVTTPAEAIAAVHEVLQRTKSESATAAMASFAGAINLLPTSVVTSMGFRIASTVDFVTSNLRAAPFDTFMAGALVESSYPVGPLAGSAFNLTTMSFRGVLDMGLFVDTAAVADVDLLAASLADAYKRIATAKPVLR, via the coding sequence ATGGAGGCTCCTGCCGACGAACACCAGATGAGCGACTTCGAGGCACTCATGTGGAACCTGGAGAAGGATCCGCGCCTGTCGTCGAACATGGGCAACCTCAACATCTTCGATCGCTGCCCCGATGTCGACCGGCTTCGGGCGACGCTCGAGCGGGCCACGGTCGTGTTTCCCCGCCTGCGCCAACGGGTCGCTCCCGTATTCGGGCGCCTGGCGCCGCCGCGGTGGGAACTCGACCCCGACTTCGACATCGATCACCACTTCAAGGTGATATCGCTCGGGGGTCGGGGGACGCGCCGCGACCTCGACGACTACGTCGCCCGGTCGATCATGACCCCCTTCGACCGCCGCCGTCCGCTGTGGGAGTTCGTGCTGATCGAAGGACTTCGGGGCGGCAAAGCCGCGATGGTCCAACGGCTCCACCACACCATCACCGACGGCCAAGGTGGCCTGCGGCTGTCTCTGGAGTTTCTCGACTTCGAACGCGATGCCCCTCAACGCGAACCGGTCGAGGCTCCGGTTGTGCATCACCACGACCCCTCGTTGGTCGACAGCGTGACCGATGCCGTCGGCCATGTCGCGCGGCGCCAACTCGGCATCGTCCGGAGGGCGGCGAGCGAGGCCGCCTCGGGCCTTCGCCACAGCGCAACCCATCCCGCCTCGATCGCCGATCAGGCCTCCCGAACCGTCGAGTTCATCGGGTCGACCATGCGCCAGGTCAACGTCGGCGATCACCCTCTCAGCCCCTTGTGGGTCGACCGATCGTTGAGCCGTGCCTTTCGGCGCCTCGACGTTCGCCTTGAACGCATGCGCAGCGCGGCCAACCGCTTCGAGGTCTCCATCAACGACATGTTCGTCGCCGGAGCGCTACTCGGCGCTGCCGACTACCACCGCAGCGCCGGGACGCCCGCCGAGCGACTGCGGATGGCGATGCCCGTGAGCCATCGCACCGACAAGTCGGTCGGCGGCAACCTGTTCGCCCCGACCCAATCGACCCTCCCCGCGACGGTCACGACACCGGCTGAGGCGATCGCGGCGGTGCACGAGGTCCTGCAGCGCACGAAATCGGAGTCGGCGACCGCAGCGATGGCCTCATTCGCCGGGGCCATCAACCTCTTGCCGACCTCGGTGGTGACGTCGATGGGGTTTCGAATCGCGTCGACGGTCGACTTCGTCACCTCGAACCTGCGGGCCGCGCCGTTCGACACGTTCATGGCCGGCGCCCTGGTGGAGTCGAGCTACCCGGTCGGCCCGCTCGCCGGATCGGCGTTCAACCTCACCACGATGTCTTTTCGGGGGGTGCTCGACATGGGCTTGTTCGTCGACACCGCAGCGGTGGCCGATGTCGACCTGCTCGCTGCGAGCCTCGCCGACGCCTACAAGCGCATCGCGACCGCCAAGCCTGTTCTCCGATAA
- a CDS encoding LLM class F420-dependent oxidoreductase — protein MQRHGITIPFDSVPLAEQRDWIAEVEQLGYTDVWSAEADATDAFTPLVLASQWAPTLRLGTAIVPAYTRAPGVLAQQIATLAAVAPGRVAFGVGASSNVIVERWNGVPFEDPYRRVRDTVRFLRPTLAGEKTDFDGSNLSSHGFRLKIKGLDTKVPILVAALREGMLRLAGREGDGAIINWLSANDVRQVAPIVQEASPDGSHKEIAARIFVVPSTDRELVMNYSKFAIAAYLNVAVYAAFHEWLGRGEMLAPMWKHWREGDRAAAVAAIPDELVDELVVWGSPEACREHIGRYVEAGVDTTVLAILNFGIDERQAIRDLAPR, from the coding sequence ATGCAGCGCCACGGCATCACCATTCCCTTCGACAGTGTCCCGCTCGCCGAACAACGCGATTGGATCGCCGAGGTCGAACAGCTCGGATACACCGACGTGTGGTCCGCGGAGGCGGACGCCACCGATGCCTTCACTCCACTGGTCCTGGCGTCTCAGTGGGCGCCGACGTTGCGGCTCGGCACCGCCATCGTGCCGGCCTACACGCGGGCACCGGGTGTGCTCGCCCAGCAGATTGCGACGTTGGCGGCGGTGGCTCCGGGTCGTGTCGCGTTCGGGGTCGGTGCCTCATCGAACGTCATCGTCGAACGTTGGAACGGCGTGCCATTCGAAGACCCGTATCGACGGGTGCGAGACACCGTGCGGTTCCTGCGACCGACGTTGGCCGGCGAAAAGACGGACTTCGACGGGTCGAACCTGTCGAGTCACGGGTTCCGGCTCAAGATCAAGGGACTCGATACGAAGGTGCCGATCCTCGTCGCTGCATTGCGGGAGGGGATGCTGCGTCTCGCCGGGCGTGAAGGCGACGGCGCCATCATCAACTGGCTGAGTGCGAACGACGTCCGTCAGGTGGCTCCCATCGTGCAGGAGGCGTCTCCGGACGGTTCCCATAAGGAGATAGCGGCCAGGATCTTCGTCGTTCCCTCGACCGATCGGGAATTGGTCATGAACTACTCGAAGTTCGCGATCGCCGCGTATCTCAACGTTGCGGTGTACGCGGCGTTTCACGAATGGCTCGGACGTGGCGAGATGCTGGCTCCGATGTGGAAGCACTGGCGCGAAGGAGATCGAGCTGCGGCGGTGGCGGCGATCCCGGATGAACTCGTCGACGAGCTTGTCGTGTGGGGCAGCCCCGAGGCGTGCCGCGAACACATCGGCCGCTATGTCGAGGCGGGGGTCGACACCACGGTGCTGGCGATCCTGAACTTCGGTATCGACGAACGGCAAGCGATTCGGGATCTGGCGCCGCGCTGA
- a CDS encoding DUF1800 domain-containing protein has product MSESTESATDVVARIDLPEMSSNPDVGSCSRRVLLVGAGSALLATACQPPGAPAPASGPASTSPATHPVVTTPATTPAITPATTPTTTPATTPTTTPPSSPTTTPTTTPTIPGGPATGLGALPVELIIDKLTYGVRPGLKQQILTRGVEAWVEDQLDPHGRGVPDAEARLVGYSTLTNTHRQNYDVMKTNGGAERLLQELDHATLQRAVYSERQLYEVMVDFWVNHFNVWRQKDWTGFLVSRSHGTVVRPHALGKFSDLLWASAHDTSMLYYLDQVASVVVNGERRVNENYAREILELHTLGVLDSEQAYTEADVRGVASLLSGWSINWDDSATRYDFKFNPWGHDLSAISVLDGAFSRPKRNYGQGLADGEALLGVLARHPSTARHLATKLCRRFVGDAPPPGLVQSAAQVYLDHDTAIAPVLRHIFLSAEFAASGDSKVRRPFELLVAQLRATAASMPTLATSKSVKHLAAALDALGQPIFERVSPDGYPDVGRYWTTSDSLLKRWHLGGAVATNTLTSQTKADDRVRCDLAALIAPYTAGTVAELVTSAARDLANFAIAADDVEALCVETGVAANSPATTVTSDPIRLGFLVGLLFAHPQFQRR; this is encoded by the coding sequence ATGAGCGAGTCCACCGAATCCGCAACCGACGTCGTCGCCCGCATCGACCTACCCGAGATGTCCTCGAACCCCGACGTCGGCTCATGCTCGCGCCGGGTTCTGTTGGTGGGGGCGGGATCGGCGCTGTTGGCGACAGCGTGTCAGCCGCCCGGCGCACCGGCCCCCGCGAGCGGACCTGCGTCGACCTCCCCGGCCACGCATCCGGTCGTCACGACGCCCGCAACGACGCCCGCAATCACCCCCGCAACCACCCCCACAACGACGCCCGCAACGACGCCGACCACCACGCCGCCAAGCTCACCGACGACCACGCCGACGACCACGCCGACGATCCCAGGTGGGCCGGCGACGGGCCTCGGGGCGCTGCCGGTCGAGTTGATCATCGACAAGTTGACCTACGGGGTCCGGCCGGGACTCAAACAGCAGATCCTCACGCGGGGTGTCGAAGCGTGGGTCGAGGACCAACTCGATCCCCACGGCCGCGGAGTGCCGGACGCGGAGGCGCGCCTCGTCGGTTATTCCACGCTGACGAACACGCATCGCCAGAACTACGACGTGATGAAGACCAACGGCGGCGCCGAGCGGCTGTTGCAGGAGCTCGACCACGCCACCCTTCAGCGGGCCGTGTACTCCGAACGGCAGCTCTACGAGGTCATGGTCGACTTCTGGGTCAACCACTTCAATGTCTGGCGCCAGAAGGATTGGACGGGTTTCTTGGTCAGCCGATCGCACGGCACCGTGGTTCGGCCGCACGCGCTCGGGAAGTTCTCGGACCTGTTGTGGGCCTCAGCCCATGACACCTCGATGCTCTACTACCTCGATCAGGTCGCCAGCGTGGTCGTCAACGGTGAGCGGCGCGTCAACGAGAACTACGCCCGAGAGATCCTCGAACTGCACACGCTCGGGGTGCTCGACTCCGAGCAGGCCTACACCGAGGCCGACGTCCGCGGCGTGGCGAGCTTGCTCAGCGGGTGGTCGATCAACTGGGACGACTCCGCGACGCGTTACGACTTCAAGTTCAATCCCTGGGGCCACGACCTGAGTGCGATCTCGGTGCTCGACGGGGCGTTCAGTCGCCCGAAACGCAACTATGGACAGGGTCTCGCCGATGGCGAGGCCCTGCTCGGAGTGCTGGCACGACATCCATCGACGGCGCGTCACCTCGCCACCAAGCTGTGTCGGCGCTTCGTCGGCGATGCCCCGCCGCCGGGGCTGGTTCAGAGTGCGGCGCAGGTGTATCTGGACCACGACACGGCCATCGCGCCGGTGCTTCGTCATATCTTCCTCAGCGCCGAGTTCGCCGCGTCCGGAGATTCGAAGGTGCGCCGACCGTTCGAGCTGCTGGTGGCTCAGCTTCGAGCGACCGCAGCGTCGATGCCGACGCTCGCGACCTCCAAGTCGGTCAAACACCTCGCGGCGGCACTCGATGCCCTCGGTCAGCCGATCTTCGAGCGCGTGAGCCCGGATGGCTACCCCGATGTCGGCCGGTACTGGACCACGAGCGACTCGCTGCTGAAGCGGTGGCATCTCGGCGGTGCCGTCGCGACGAACACGCTCACGTCTCAGACCAAGGCCGATGATCGGGTGCGGTGCGACCTCGCCGCTCTGATCGCTCCGTACACCGCGGGCACCGTTGCGGAGTTGGTCACCTCAGCCGCTCGCGACCTCGCGAACTTCGCCATCGCGGCGGACGATGTCGAGGCGCTCTGTGTTGAAACGGGCGTGGCCGCGAACAGCCCGGCAACCACCGTGACCTCGGATCCGATTCGCCTCGGGTTCCTCGTCGGCCTCCTCTTCGCCCACCCACAGTTCCAAAGGCGATGA
- the arfB gene encoding aminoacyl-tRNA hydrolase produces the protein MAEPGEDLIIGRAVRVSASEMTWRFSASGGPGGQHVNTSNTRVELSVDLRTVLANDTVRHRLLKRYGHTLVVVASEHRSQYQNRRVALAKLEQHLRRGLVVERSRVATKPTRGSQMRRLEGKKRRSAIKADRRRPPSD, from the coding sequence GTGGCCGAACCCGGCGAGGACCTGATCATCGGACGTGCCGTGCGCGTCAGCGCGTCGGAGATGACGTGGCGCTTCAGCGCGTCCGGCGGCCCCGGCGGCCAGCATGTCAACACCTCCAACACCCGCGTCGAGTTGTCCGTCGACCTGAGGACGGTCCTGGCCAACGACACGGTCCGTCACCGGCTCCTCAAGCGCTATGGCCACACCCTCGTGGTGGTCGCGAGCGAGCACCGCTCTCAGTATCAGAACCGTCGCGTCGCGCTCGCGAAGCTTGAGCAGCATCTGCGTCGTGGTCTGGTCGTGGAGCGGTCGCGGGTGGCGACCAAGCCGACGCGGGGCTCCCAGATGCGCCGTCTCGAGGGCAAGAAGCGCCGTTCGGCGATCAAGGCCGACCGTCGCCGGCCGCCGTCGGACTGA
- a CDS encoding alpha/beta hydrolase gives MPTSTDSSVSTSSAGSAASFAGSAASTDGVTCSYLRLGGRGPRVLLVHATGFCATVWRPFAEALSDRFECWALDVRSHGLSTTAEDGRFEWEATGHDVLAVIEAIDEREGPSPSGWRGVGHSMGAAALLLAEQYRPGTFEAMWLYEPIVFATSLRAQFPEVTDNPLAQGAERRRETFDTRQAALDNFTSKAPMNVFAPGVVEGYLERGFVPVDPADPSGALTLACDRDIEAQIYRSGHLHHAWEGLGSVHCPVMVAGGPPDSDGPAALASMIAEELPAGRWSRHDELAHFGPFEAPAATAAEAAAFFGEEVPR, from the coding sequence ATGCCGACCTCCACCGATTCCTCCGTCTCCACCTCCTCTGCTGGCTCCGCCGCCTCCTTTGCTGGCTCCGCCGCCTCCACCGACGGCGTCACCTGCTCGTATCTTCGGCTCGGCGGTCGCGGGCCTCGCGTCTTGTTGGTTCACGCGACCGGGTTCTGCGCAACCGTATGGCGCCCGTTCGCCGAAGCCCTCTCCGACCGCTTCGAGTGTTGGGCGCTCGACGTGCGGTCCCACGGCCTCTCCACCACCGCCGAGGACGGTCGCTTCGAGTGGGAAGCCACCGGCCATGACGTGTTGGCGGTCATCGAGGCCATCGACGAGCGCGAGGGGCCAAGTCCATCCGGCTGGCGTGGCGTGGGCCACTCGATGGGGGCAGCGGCGCTGTTGCTCGCCGAGCAGTACCGGCCCGGCACCTTCGAAGCCATGTGGCTGTACGAGCCGATCGTGTTTGCGACGTCGTTGCGAGCGCAGTTCCCCGAGGTCACCGACAACCCCTTGGCCCAAGGGGCCGAACGCCGGCGCGAAACGTTCGATACACGGCAGGCGGCGCTCGACAATTTCACCTCCAAAGCCCCGATGAATGTCTTCGCTCCCGGGGTCGTCGAGGGATACCTCGAGCGCGGATTCGTTCCGGTCGACCCCGCCGACCCCAGCGGCGCACTCACCCTTGCCTGCGACCGCGACATCGAGGCCCAGATCTACCGCAGCGGACACCTCCACCACGCCTGGGAAGGGCTCGGGTCGGTGCACTGTCCGGTGATGGTGGCCGGCGGGCCGCCCGACAGCGACGGACCAGCGGCGCTGGCGTCGATGATCGCCGAGGAACTTCCCGCGGGCAGATGGTCCCGCCACGACGAACTCGCCCATTTCGGGCCGTTCGAAGCCCCCGCGGCGACCGCCGCTGAAGCCGCCGCGTTCTTCGGCGAAGAAGTCCCTCGATGA
- a CDS encoding PD-(D/E)XK nuclease family protein encodes MSLPLPSSLSPSKVSAFTDCALAFRFSAIDKVPEAPSAPAVKGNLVHRALELLFLAKPDERTKAFAHACLATAWGEYASDERFLGLGLDEAAAAAFLADAEAMVERYFTLEDPTAFDPIGVELLLSIELDDLLLRGIIDRLDLLPNGDLVVTDYKTGRAPTERQEASKLVGVQFYALLCERLFGKRPAKVQLIYLGANPQIIVATPSEQSTRAVERKVGAIWSAVKRSCESEDFRPKQSPLCSWCSFQQFCPAFGGDPDAAKTVTLDSTLAAPLAP; translated from the coding sequence ATGAGCCTGCCGCTGCCCTCGTCGTTGTCGCCCTCCAAGGTGTCAGCGTTCACCGATTGCGCGCTCGCGTTCCGCTTCTCCGCCATCGACAAGGTGCCCGAAGCCCCAAGCGCGCCCGCGGTGAAGGGCAACCTCGTGCACCGGGCACTCGAGCTGTTGTTTCTGGCCAAACCCGACGAGCGCACCAAGGCGTTCGCACACGCATGCCTCGCGACGGCGTGGGGCGAGTACGCCTCCGATGAGCGATTCCTCGGCCTGGGCCTCGACGAGGCGGCCGCGGCCGCGTTCCTGGCAGACGCCGAAGCGATGGTCGAGCGGTACTTCACCCTCGAAGACCCGACCGCGTTCGACCCGATCGGCGTCGAATTGCTCCTGTCGATCGAACTCGACGACCTGTTACTGCGCGGCATCATCGACCGCCTCGACCTGTTGCCCAACGGCGACCTCGTCGTCACCGACTACAAGACCGGCAGGGCCCCGACCGAACGCCAGGAGGCCTCCAAACTGGTCGGAGTGCAGTTCTATGCGCTGCTGTGCGAACGCCTCTTCGGCAAACGACCGGCCAAGGTTCAACTCATCTACCTCGGAGCGAACCCCCAGATCATCGTGGCGACGCCGAGCGAGCAGTCGACTCGCGCGGTCGAACGGAAGGTGGGAGCGATCTGGAGCGCCGTCAAACGCTCCTGTGAGTCCGAGGACTTTCGACCGAAGCAATCCCCGTTGTGCTCCTGGTGTTCGTTTCAGCAGTTCTGTCCGGCCTTCGGTGGCGACCCCGATGCAGCGAAGACCGTTACCTTGGACTCGACGTTGGCCGCCCCGTTGGCCCCCTGA